Proteins encoded by one window of Elephas maximus indicus isolate mEleMax1 chromosome 5, mEleMax1 primary haplotype, whole genome shotgun sequence:
- the LOC126076958 gene encoding protein MGARP-like, with protein sequence MYLRRVVSKTLALPLRAPPGSTPFRKDASLHRLSSNKLPGSSGSNLMYYLVVGVTVSAGGYYTYKAVRSEQARHTEHTTNLKENNKAELYSLQGEEENAVEAERASAEAPEVSVVEAEVVGTEEVPSATDAVIEEDLACPEGGDAALVGKAAVGAETGLEGTDAPTGETTKVDAEATQGVTEAAPYEAVAHSHDEAIAEKESYDEHTEREEDTSAVESESSAGDVSQEEASAGSEAV encoded by the coding sequence ATGTATCTCCGCAGGGTGGTCTCCAAGACCCTGGCGCTGCCTCTGCGGGCGCCCCCCGGCTCCACGCCCTTCCGGAAGGACGCATCTCTTCACCGGCTGTCATCTAACAAACTTCCTGGATCATCTGGCTCAAATCTGATGTATTATCTGGTTGTAGGTGTCACAGTCAGTGCTGGTGGATATTATACTTACAAGGCAGTCAGATCAGAGCAAGCCAGACACACGGAACATACGACAAAtttgaaagaaaacaacaaagcagAGTTATATTCACTTCAAGGTGAAGAAGAGAATGCAGTGGAAGCAGAGAGAGCAAGTGCAGAAGCCCCTGAGGTATCTGTAGTGGAAGCAGAGGTGGTTGGTACTGAAGAAGTTCCCAGTGCTACAGACGCAGTCATAGAAGAGGATTTAGCCTGTCCAGAAGGTGGGGACGCTGCTCTGGTGGGGAAGGCAGCAGTTGGTGCTGAAACTGGGCTAGAAGGTACAGATGCACCCACAGGTGAAACCACAAAAGTCGATGCAGAAGCGACCCAAGGGGTTACGGAGGCAGCTCCGTATGAGGCTGTTGCCCACAGTCATGATGAAGCTATAGCAGAGAAGGAAAGCTATGACGAACACACTGAACGAGAAGAAGACACTTCCGCAGTTGAATCAGAATCCTCTGCTGGGGATGTTTCACAGGAAGAAGCCAGTGCTGGTTCTGAGGCCGTCTAA